A region of the Arenibacter antarcticus genome:
AACAGCAGAGAGGAAGGGATTCGAACCCTCGATACCCTTTTGAGGTATACACACTTTCCAGGCGTGCGCCTTCGACCACTCGGCCACCTCTCTATTTCATTATCCTTTTACCGGGCAGCCAAATAACAAAAAAAATACTAGAGTAAGAAATTTAGTCTGTTATTTTTTATTGCATTTCTCCCCTCAGAGACGTTTCAAATATGGTTTTGAACAAGTTAGGTGAAACATTATTTCCTAAAAGATACATCAATTTCGTGATTGCAGCCTCAGTTGTGATGTCTTTTCCATTGATAAGACCTAATTTTTGGAGGTGTTCACTGGTCTCATACTGCCCCATTATGACACTTCCTCCCGAACATTGCGTTACATTCACTACAAATATACCTTTTTTAATAGCTTCACCAAGCTCTTTTCTGAACCATTCTTCAGTGGAGGCATTACCCGATCCATAGGTCTCCAAAACCAAGGCTTTTAAATTTGGCGTGTTTAAAATACTGTGCAATAATGCGCGACTCAAACTGGGGAAAATCTTTAAAATGGCGACATTTTGATCCATTTCCTTATTCACCTTAAGCTTTTTCCCCCTTTTAACCTTTAACAAAGCTTCCTGATTCACCTTTAAATGAACCCCAGATTCAACCAAGGACGGATAATTCAAGGAAGCAAATGCCTCAAAATGTTCGGCATTGATCTTAGTAGTTCGGTTTGCCCTATAGAGTTTATATTCAAAATAAAGACAGACTTCCCGCACTAGCGGTTTGTCATTTTCTTGCAGGGCAGCTATCTGTATAGACGTAATAAGGTTCTCCTTGGCATCGGTCCGCAAATCCCCGATAGGCAATTGCGACCCCGTAAAGACCACTGGTTTATCTAGATTTTCCAACATATAACTCAATGCAGATGAGGTATAGCTCATAGTATCGCTGCCATGCAACACCACAAATCCATCATGACTAGCATAATGTACTTCAATTATCTCAGCAATAACCACCCAACTCGTGATATTCATATTAGAGGAATCTATTGGGGTTTCAAAAGAAACACTATCAATATCACAATCCAACTGATTAAGTTCAGGAATATGTTTCAACAACTTCTTGAAATTGAAAGCCTTTAGCGCTCCAGTTTCGTAGTCTTTAACCATCCCAATAGTCCCTCCCGTGTAAATCAGGAGGATTTTTGTCTTTTTATTTACCAAGCTCGAGCTGTTTTTGATAAAAATTTATAAATATCTACACTACAGTGCTTCCCTAATCGATGCCGCACAATAATTGCACATCATCAATACTACACCCCAAAAACCTCCTTGGAATTTGCAGTTGTAATCACCGCTACTTCTTCTATATCCTTATTATATAGTGCAGCAACCTTTTCCAACACATACATTAAATAGGAACTCTCATTGCGTTTTCCCCGAAACGGCATGGGGGCCAAATATGGAGAATCTGTCTCCAGCACAACATGGTTTAGGTCAATTTTATTTAAAAAAGTATCTAGCTTCCCATTTTTAAAGGTAACCACTCCCCCAATTCCCAACTTCATATTATAGGAAATAGCCTTTTTTGCCTGTTCATAATCTCCAGTAAAACAATGAAATATACCAAAGAGATCGTCACCCTTCTCAGATTCAAGAATTTCAAAAATCTCATCAAAACTATCCCTTCCGTGAATGACAATAGGGTATCCATATTTTTTAGCCCATTGAATCTGTTGCTTAAAGGCAATTTTCTGCTGTTCTAAAAAACTTTTATCCCAATACAGATCTATTCCAATTTCCCCTACAGCGTAGAATTTTCTAGCGGCCAGCAACTCTTCCACATGCGCCAATTCTTCCCTGAAATTTTCCTTCACATAGGTGGGATGCAGCCCCATCATTAGAAAAACATTCTCTGGATGCGCCTTCTCTAGATCCAACATAGAAGTGGTATAGGAAGAATCTATCGCCGGGATAAAAAATCGCGTTATTCCCAAATCTAGAGCTGTATTAATTACCAACTCCCTATCATTCTCAAAAAGCTCGCTATATAAATGTGTGTGCGTATCCGTTATCGTCATGGAACAAAAATAAGATTATCTTTGACAAAAAAAGTAGATGACCAATCTTAAAGCGTTTCTTAAGAAAAAAAAATACACCTGTATTCCCCTTACCCTTACTGCCACCAATCATTTTGAAATAAATGTCACTATCAATGGTATTGTCGGGTTATTTATATTGGATACAGGGGCCTCAAATACCTGTATCGGAATAGATAAAATAGATTTTTTTAAACTAAATTCTAAAGACTCCAAAATTAAGGCTGCCGGTGCAGGCGCTACAGAAATGCTAACCAAATTATCTACAAAAAACAAAATTGAAATTGGAAGCTGGATAAAAGAAAAGCACAAAATCGTCCTTTTCGACCTTGTACATGTAAATGAAGCACTTACTTCTCACCAGGCCATGCCAGTAGATGGCATTATTGGTGCTGATATATTGAAAAAGGGAAAAGCGATCATCGATTATAAGAAAACCAGACTTTTCTTAAAACAGTAAGCCCTTATTTCAGCATTAAATATTTCCCTTAAAAAATAAGGCCCGCAAGATTTAGAATCCAGCGGGCCTTTTATAATTTCAATATCGTTGCAAGACTACATCTCTAATGCCTTCTTAACATTATTGTCCATCAACAACTCCTCAGGACTCTCCAGAGCTTCCTTAACAGCCACCAAGAAGCCAACAGACTCCTTACCGTCTATAATCCTGTGATCATAGGACAATGCCACATACATAATAGGAGCAATTGCAATAGCACCGTCTCTGGCTATAGGTCGCTCAACAATATTGTGCATCCCTAAAATAGCACTCTGCGGCGGGTTGATAATTGGAGTAGATAGCATGGATCCGAATACGCCACCATTGGTAATGGTAAAGGTACCCCCGGTCATTTCATCTACAGTAATATCTCCCTCACGCGCCCTTATGGCCAATCTTTTAACTTCGGATTCCACACCCCTAAAGCTTAGGTTTTCCGCATTTCTGATTACGGGTACCATAAGTCCTTTTGGACCGGAAACCGCAATACTAATATCACAGAAATCAAAAGAAATCATTTCTTTCCCGTCTATCATTGAGTTTACCGATGGGTACATCTGCAAAGCCCTGATCACCGCTTTGGTGAAAAATGACATAAACCCAAGACCCACGTTATGTTTATTCTTAAAATCCTCCTTATACTGCTCCCTCAACTTAAAAATAGCAGACATATCCACTTCGTTAAACGTGGTAAGCATAGCCGTTTCGTTCTTAGCCGTAACAAGTCGCTCAGCAACCTTACGACGCAACATTGACAATTTAGTGCGACTCTGCCCTCTGTTGCCACCTGTTGGAGTACCCATAGAAGGAACCGACTTAATAGCATCCTCTTTGGTTACCCTTCCGTCTTTACCTGTACCTTTTATACTAGCTGGATCTACCTCTTTCTCCGCTAGAATTTTCTTAGCTGCAGGAGAAGCTGCACCTGTGGCATAACTTGTTTTTTCGGCTTTAGCCGCTACAGGTTTATCTGCAACCTTTTTCTCTTTCGGCTTGGATTCTGAGTCCGCCTCTTTTTTGGAAGATCCTTCGGGTCTCGAGGCACTAGTATCTATTAAACATACCACTGCTCCTACCGCCACAGCATCGCCAACCTCCGCTTTGAAGGTAATAACTCCACTCTCTTCCGCAGGCAATTCTAAGGTAGCCTTATCAGAGTCCACCTCTGCAATGGCCTGATCTTTCTCAACATAATCCCCATCATTCACCAACCATTCCGCTATCTCTACTTCCGTAATAGATTCCCCCGGGGAAGGAACTTTCATTTCTAAAATCATTTGTTATAATTTTAATTTTTGTTTTACCTTAATTAATTCCAGTACTATGATCAATAAGGGGATCACTTTCGTTATTATTTATTTAGAAATCCCTTAACCTTCTTTTCTAGCAGCATCTGGGGTTCTACTCATATTATTTTTTTCGATATCGAAAACATAATCGATTACTTGCTGATGACGGCGCTTGGAACGTACCGCACTTCCCGCAGCCGGAGAGGCATAAAATCTTCTGGAAGCCACCCTTAATTTATTGGCTTCGCTAAAGTGCATCACCATATGGCCCCAAGCTCCCATATTTCTAGGTTCTTCCTGGGCCCACACCTTATCGTCAGCGAATTTATATTTTTCCATTATAGCTTTCATTTGTCTAGAAGGCACTGGGAACAATTGCTCCACTCGCACCAAAGCTACATCATCCCGTTTATTTTCCTCCTTAACTGCTAAGAGATCATAATAGAACTTACCAGTACAAAATACTAAACTTTTTACTTTTTTCACATCAGCGGTAGCATCGTCTATTACCTCCTGAAACTTTCCATCAGTAAACTCCTCAACTGTAGACACCGCCCGCGCGTGCCTTAAAAGACTTTTTGGGGTAAATACGATTAGTGGCTTCCTGAAATCTACCTTCATATGTTTTCTTAACATATGGAATAAATTAGCAGGAGTAGTGACATCTGCGATATACATATTGTCCCTAGCACATAATTGTAAATAACGTTCCATTCGCGCTGAGGAATGCTCTGCACCTTGACCTTCATAACCGTGTGGCAATAACATGACCAACCCATTTTGCAATTTCCATTTATCCTCGGCCGCCGAAATGTATTGATCGATCATTATTTGGGCACCATTACTAAAGTCCCCAAATTGGGCTTCCCAAATAGTAAGGGTGTTTGGACTCGCCATGGCATACCCATAATCAAACCCTACCACACCGTATTCGGACAATAGGGAATTGTATATTTGAAATATACCCTGATCTTTAGATATATGATTAAGCAACATGACTTCTTCCTCGCTCTCCTCCACTTTCATCACGGCATGACGATGAGAAAAGGTACCCCTCTCCACATCCTGTCCGGACATACGGACGCCGTAGCCTTCCTCCAATAAGGAACCATAGGCCAACAGCTCTCCCATGGCCCAATCCAAGGTATTGTTCTTAAAAAACATATCCCTTCGATCCTTCACCAATTTCTCCACTTTACGCAAGAACTTTTTATCCTTTGGCAATTGGGTCAATACTTCCGCTATTTGGCTAAGCTTTTCTTTACTATACCTCGTATCTACAGGATCCATCATCTCCCAATCTCCCGCATGGTGAAAACCTTTCCATTCATCGGCCATAAATGGGGTAATCACCGTCTTATCTTCTTTTCTGGAATCTTCCAATTCCTCTTCAAGGTCCGCCTTATATTGCTGCTCTATTTCCTTAACATAGTTCTCCTCAATAATGCCTTGAGCCAACAAGCTTTCAGCATAAATATCCCTTGCATTTGGGTGTTTGGCTATTGCCTTATACAATTTAGGCTGAGTAAATCGTGGTTCATCACCTTCATTATGTCCATATTTCCTATACCCCAAGAGATCTAAGAACACATCTCTTTTAAAGCGCATCCTAAATTCAAGGGCAAAAAGTGAAGCGTGCACTACTGCCTCCGCATCATCCGCATTTACGTGTAATACCGGACTTAGGGTCACTTTAGCCACATCCGTACAATAGGTGGAACTACGAGCGTCCAAATAGTTGGTGGTAAATCCAATTTGGTTATTCACCACAATATGAATGGTGCCATTGGTCTTATAGCCCTCCAAGTTAGCCATTTGCACCAACTCATAAACAAGTCCCTGCCCTGCGATAGCAGCATCACCATGCACTACAATAGGTAAAACCTTTGAAAAATCGTCTGGGAAGTGAGTATCTTGCTTTGCCCTAGCTATTCCTTCGACAACCGCACCTACTGTTTCCAAGTGGGAAGGATTGGGGGCAATATTCATTTTAATCTTTTTACCGTTTTTAGCCTTACGTTCAGAGGTCCAACCAAGATGGTATTTCACATCACCATCGAAGATTTCCTGTTCATAATCTTTTCCATCAAACTCACTAAAGATATCTTTGGGTTGCTTTCCGAAAATATTGGTCAGCACGTTTAGTCGACCTCTATGGGCCATACCCATTACAAATTGTTCTACCCCCATTTCCGCTGCCTTTTCTACCATAGTATCCAAGGCAGGAATCAATGACTCGTTTCCTTCCAACGAAAATCGTTTTTGCCCCACATATTTAGTATGCAAGAACCCCTCAAAAGCAACCGCTTCGTTCAACTTCTTAAGGATATGTTTCTTTTGCTCGTTATCAAAATTGGGATGGTTGTCATTTACGTTCAACCAATTCTGTATCCATTCTACCCGCTCTGGGTTTCTGATATACATATATTCCACACCAATGGCGTCACAATAGATGATAGTGAGGTGTTCAATTATCTTTTCCAGGGTATTTGGGCCAATGCCCAATATCTCCCCTGCGGTAAAAACGGTATTCAAATCGGACTTTTCCAATCCAAATACTTCCAAGTCTAGGGATGGAAAGTATTGCCTTCTCTCCCTTACCGGATTAGTCTTGGTAAACAGGTGTCCCCTTGTCCTATAGCCGTCTATTAAACGCACTACTTGGAATTCCTTTTGCAAGACCTTGGGCACTTCCACCTCCTGTCCGCCTGCGACTGACAGTGGTCCCGTTTCTGATCCAGAATCCCAACCTTCGCCGGAATTTTCGATACCAAAATCGAAGCCTTGAAAAAAAGCTCTCCAACTGGGCTCTACACTATCAGGGTTAATTAAATACTTGTCGTATAATTCTGCAAAATAAGAAGTGTGTGCAGCGTTTAAAAAAGAATATTTATCCATGAAAAAATTCTCTGTCTTTTGAACAAAATTTAATCAAAAATACAACATTTCACATATCTAAGCTTATCTTAGACCTTAATATTGGTAAATATTTAGCAATAATTATGAAAACTGGATATTCCTTACTTAAATCACCTTTTTTACTTCTGTTTTTTAGCCTTTTAACAACTATTTCCTATTCTCAAGGAAAGCCAACTACTTCTGATTTTTGGAAAAGGGTTCAACTTGGCGGAGGTTTAGGCCTAGGCTTTGGAAATAACAGCTTCAATGCATCAGTTTCTCCTTCCGCAATTTATAGGATCTCCAATGAATTTGGCATGGGAATGGGCCTAAATTTAAATTACGCTAAATTTAACAACGCGAAATTATTGGCCTATGGAGGATCGTTTTTAACATTTTACAACCCCATTCCCGTACTACAATTTTCTGCAGAACTTGAGCAACTCAGGGTCAATACCAGGATTGAATTGGACGGCAGAAACTCGGAAAATGCCTATTGGTCCCCTGCCCTGTTTACGGGAATTGGGTACAGCATGCCGAATGTCACCTTGGGGGTGAGATACAACCTTTTACACGACGATCAAAAAAGCATCTACGCCAACGCGCTAATGCCTTTTATCCGTGTCTATTTCTAATTCAGGATCTGTATTTGTTTCGGAACCAAACTTTCTGCCATTCCCGTTTTAAGATCTCAAAACTGACCTCCCTGGATATTTCCACCACATCATTGGTTTTGATCGCTTTTATCGCTTTTTCGGGCACATCTATGATGTAGAGAACGTTTAGATATTCGGCAAATTTTTCCATGATCAAGTAGTACACTTTTTCATGTACTACTGTCTTCAAATCCATAGGGGAGATCGTATCTGGAAAATCTAAACCTACATTAGCCAAGACAAAATCTTTCCTGAGCTGCAACACCAGGTCCTGATAAAGTTTGTTTTCCTGGGCATAAATCAAAAGTGCCGTGCTATTGGGAAATTGTTGAACCATATGCTATTTACGGAATTTTCTACTCTTTGGTTTACGCCCTATTTATTAGGATTATTTTCTGATCTTTTGCTCCCAAACCCAAGCAGATTTCATGGCTTCATCTAAGGTAGATTCTGCTTTCCATCCCAAAACCTTATTGGCTTTAGTGGTATCGGCATATGCGGTCATAATATCACCTTCCCTTCTCCCTACAATCTTATAGTTCAATTTTTTACCGGAAACCCTTTCGAAACTTTGGATTGCTTCTAAAACAGAACTTCCTTTTCCCGTCCCTACATTAAACACCTCGTAATTCTCTTCATTCTTAGCGTTCAATAAACGCTCCAAGGCCACAACATGCGCCTTTGCAAGATCTACTACATGAATATAATCCCGGATACACGTCCCATCTTCTGTAGGGTAATCCCCACCAAAGACCGATATTTGCTCCCTGATTCCGGCTCCAGTCTGAGTAATAAACGGCACCAAATTTTGAGGCACACCTATAGGCAACTCACCAATCTCAGCAGTTAGATGTGCTCCCATTGGATTAAAATATCTAAGGGCAATGGCGTTGATAGCAGGAGTCACCTTGCAGGTCTCCTGAATAATTTCCTCCCCAATTTGCTTGGTATTTCCATAAGGCGATTCCGCTGCCTTTACTGGAGCATCTTCGGTAATCGGCATTTTATCTGCTTGGCCATAGACCGTACAGGAGGAACTAAAGATAAAACTTGCCCTTTGCTGCTTGGAAATTTCTTTTAGAAGATACACCAAGGTCCCAATATTGTTCTCATAGTAGAGCAACGGTTTTTCCACACTCTCTCCTACCGCTTTAGAGGCTGCAAAATGGATAACCCCCGCAATGTCTTGATGGCGTTTAAAAAAATCCTCTACTTTGGATTTCTCCTTTAGATCCAGTTTTTCAAATTGAGGTTTTTTACCGGTAATGGCCACAATTCCGTCCAACACCTTTTCACTGGAATTGGATAGGTCGTCTATGATTACCACTTCAAATCCTTTATTCTGTAATTCAACCGTTGTATGGGATCCTATAAATCCCAATCCTCCCGTTACTAGTATCTTCATTTTTCTTGTTATTACTCTTGGTTATTTACGAATTTACAAATTCTATTAGGGTCGATGTAATAAAGTCTATTTGTTCATCATCCAATTCCGTATGCATTGGCAGGGATATTACTTCTTTCACCAATTGATTGGTTACTGGAAAATCCTCTTCCTTATATTTTTCGTCTAAATAGGCTTTTTGTTTATGCAGTGGTATTGGGTAGTATACCCCACATGGAATCTGCAATTCCGCAAAATGCTTTACAAGGGCATCTCTTTTTCCGTTGGTGATCCGCAGCGTATATTGATGAAAAACATGGCAGTCACAATCCTCGCATTCCTTTGCACAAGTATTTACTAGTGCGGGCACTATAATATGTTCTTGATTTGCAAAAGCTTTAGAATATTTTTGAGCGGCCTCTCTTCTACTTTTATTGTATTGATCCAATAAAGGTAATTTGGCACGAAGCACCACCGCTTGTATTGAGTCGAGTCTAGAATTCACCCCAACCACATCGTGATGGTATCGCTCGTACATCCCATGATTTACCACTCCCCTTAAGGTATGCGCTAATTCATCGTCATTGGTATAAAGTGCACCCCCATCCCCATAACATCCCAAGTTTTTGGAAGGGAAGAAAGATGTTGCTGCAACAGTACCAAAAGTACCTGCTTTCTTGCGGCTACCATTTTTTAAGGTATAACTGGCTCCAATAGCTTGGGCATTGTCTTCAATCACAAAGAGATTGTGCTTTTCAGCGATCTCCAAAATGGCATCCATGTTGGCACATTGTCCAAACAAATGCACCGGAACTATGGCCTTGGTTTTTGGGGTAATAGCCTTTTCCAAAGCAATTGGATCAATGTTAAAACTGTCTGGCTCCACATCCACCAAAACCGGAGTTAGATTTAACAAGGCAATAACCTCTACTGTAGCCGCAAAGGTGAAATCGGCCGTAATAACCTCATCTCCAGGCTGCAACCCTAATCCCATCATTGCTATTTGAAGGGCATCGGTACCGTTAGCACAGGGAATTACGTGTTTTACACCAAGATAATCTTCCAACTCCTTCTGGAAGGCATGTACTTCTGGGCCATTTATAAAAGCTGTGGTCTCTAAAACGTTGGCTATGGAATTGTTTACTTGATCTTTTATGGTTTGGTATTGCCCAATTAGGTCTACCATTTGTATTTTCTTCATCCTCCTAAATTTATCAAAATAATATTGCAAAAATAAGGATTCGCAGTCAATGGATATTATTTAAAGAAGTGTATTTTAGCCCAAAACCTAATTCACGTGTCCAGGATTTACAATATTGCCATTCAAATCAGCTCTCTAATCTTGAGGCTAATTGCGTTATTCAACCCCAAAATAAAACTTTTTGTAGCGGGTCGAAAAGATGTTTTTCAGGTATTAAAAAACACCTTTTCCAAAGAAGATCAGGTGGTTTGGGTACACACTGCTTCTTTGGGGGAATTTGAGCAGGGACTTCCTGTTATAGAGCGACTAAAGAAAGAATACCCTACCTATAAAATATTGGTCACTTTCTTTTCGCCTTCTGGCTATGAAGTTAAAAAAAATAGTTCGGCCGCACATGCTATTACCTATCTTCCCTTAGACACTTTAAAAAACGCAGAACGATTTGTAAAATTGGTGAATCCAAAACTGGTCATTTTTGTAAAATACGAGATATGGCCAAATTACCTAAAAGTCTTGGCCCAGCGTAAAACCCCCATTTTATTGATTTCGGCCCTTTTTAAAGAAGAACAGATCTACTTTAAAAAATACGGCGGGTTTATGAAAAGGACCCTACACAATTTCTCTCATATTTTTGTACAGAATACCAATTCGGTAAAACTACTTCATGAAATAGGCATTAACCACACTAGTCTTGGTGGAGATACGCGTTTCGATAGGGTAATGGAAATATTGGAAAGGGACAACCATTTAGATTTTATGGAGCAGTTTAAAACCGACTCCCCCCTATTGGTTGCTGGAAGTACTTGGCCTGAAGATGAGGAGGTATTGGTCCCTCAAATAAATGCAGACACCTCCAATTTAAAATACGTATTGGCACCTCACAATATTAAACCTGAGCATATTGCCAAGCTAAAGACCTCTATCCAAAAGAAAACCGTACTCTACTCCCAAATGGATAACAAATCCCTGTCCGATTATGACGTACTTATCATAGACACCATAGGATTATTGACCAAAATATACAGCTATGCCAATCTTGCCTATGTTGGTGGCGGATTCGCCACTGGTCTCCATAACACTTTGGAACCAGCTGTATTTGGAATTCCCGTAATCATTGGCAGCAACTACAAAGGATTTAAAGAAGCAGAGGACTTGGTGGAACAAGGCGGAGTTTTGGTAGTTAACAGCAGGGAAGAACATCTGATTTTAATGAAAAAATTACTATCGGATAGGGACTATTTGGAAAGAACTGGTGCCGTCAACCTCAACTATGTAATAAAAAACAAGGGAGCCAGCACCCAGATTATGGAACACATCCGCACATTACTGTAAAAGGTTAGGTCGGTAATCGGCGAGAATTGAAAGCAGCTTAACGGTTCACCATAGATGTCGTTCAAAAAATATTGCCTAACGTGGGCTACCACACCTCATTAAATAAAAAGGATTTATAAAAATTGAGCTAAACCCCTTTTGGCTGCCCGATCTGACCTACTGTTTTTGGGGCCAACTTGGTAATTTACATCATCTAAAAACCAATCAAATGTATTGCCTTATGATTGGTTTGAAAGCCACATAACTTCCGCCGCTCAGGACACCTATATTTAACGCTAACACAAAAGATTCAACAGCGGACCCAAAAATGACATTCGCATTGAAAAAATAGCAGTCAAACCCCTTAAGGGTTAGAAAAAAGATCGATTTAAGGGGCGAAACCTAGTCTGAAAAAGAGAAAAAGGATTTGATATTCAGCATTTTGTCGATAATTTCTACAATTCATCTATTACTTATACTAATTTATCGGCATTTAATCGAAATGGTCATTTAAGCATTTTATAATCGATATTTATTCCTTAAATTGTATTAAAATCCTAACTATTATGATTATGAAAGATGTCGCTTACGGAACACGAGTTCTCAATGGGTTTCTAAGTATAATGATAGTGGTATTGATCGCTATACTTTTGGCTGTAATAGTATGTCTAATTTTGGCCGCTTTCGGTTTCTTTTAAACCTAAGTTAACGTTTTTAAAACTTGCTTTAGTTTAAAGGGACGTATTGCAAAGGTTTGTTGACCTTCAAACTGTTTTGCTCTTTCCTAAATAACTATCCCATCTGCTTTATATTCTACTATTTTAAATCGATTTTAAAAGCCATAATAAGTTAACATTTAAGGATTACATTAAAAACAGTTCACGCCCCTCACATCGTTATGAGGGAAATTTCTATTAAATAAAAAAATAAGGAACAAGTATAATTTCTTAGTGAAAACAGAGGTAATTATTAAGAAGAATATGAGAAGTATTAACTGGGAAAACGAATAACGATTCGGTTCAGTCCTTACCCTTATTATTTATAGCGTTTAAACTATCCATTTCCTTCCGGAATCGAAGAATCATCAAGCTATCCAGTTGTTTTCCTATACTATCGCGCATTGCCGGCCAATTGTTGGAGTTCATTTCACCGGTATAGCGCATTATTTTATTAAATCTAGCCACGTTGAATCTATTTGCCTTCCAGGCTGCCTTAGTACTCTCCTGATGTTTTAGATCCTGAAGGTAGATTCCGATCACAAACCCAAGTACAACAGTTATCATTGCAAATATCCAACGAGTATTATTTTTAGACATTAGTTCGATATTATATTAAAACAACATTTATCCATTATTTATCTTTAAAACTGGAGGTGGATAATGCACCTCAAGGACCATATCCTAGCGCACCTTATACCACCTACTATTTAGTCTAAATCTGATTGACCTGATTATTCATTTTAGAAAAATTTGTACAATATCATAAGTAAAACAACCACGACAAAAGCACCACTAAAAGTGAGAACTATTTCTATAAAAATCAACTTTTCTTTCATTCTTTATAAAAAATAACTCACTTTTTTAATCCTCCCGAGACTCTGGAGAATACAAGCTTAATTTGCCGGGTATTATACCCCAAAATTGACAATATCACGGAATCAATCACCAACGGTGTGAATTCTTGAATGAATACCGTCTCCTTCATTAGATAAATTAAGTTAATCACATTTGAATCAACTACAAAAAATCCCCGTTCAACTAACATAAACTTAGCTAAATGGTTCAATTGTTATTTGCAACACAAAAGGGGTAGATGCAAAATAAAATCTTTATACACCATAGAATGCTAGAGGCATGGTCATTGAGGATCTATTTAATAAATGCAAATTATATTTATTTAGAATAGAGCTCCATTATTTTTCAGGTTCTGGAACCAGACAATATTCTTTTAAGAATACGACTATCCAATCTATTCATTTTCAATCACAAGAATAAGC
Encoded here:
- a CDS encoding asparaginase, which encodes MVNKKTKILLIYTGGTIGMVKDYETGALKAFNFKKLLKHIPELNQLDCDIDSVSFETPIDSSNMNITSWVVIAEIIEVHYASHDGFVVLHGSDTMSYTSSALSYMLENLDKPVVFTGSQLPIGDLRTDAKENLITSIQIAALQENDKPLVREVCLYFEYKLYRANRTTKINAEHFEAFASLNYPSLVESGVHLKVNQEALLKVKRGKKLKVNKEMDQNVAILKIFPSLSRALLHSILNTPNLKALVLETYGSGNASTEEWFRKELGEAIKKGIFVVNVTQCSGGSVIMGQYETSEHLQKLGLINGKDITTEAAITKLMYLLGNNVSPNLFKTIFETSLRGEMQ
- a CDS encoding alpha-ketoglutarate decarboxylase yields the protein MKTGYSLLKSPFLLLFFSLLTTISYSQGKPTTSDFWKRVQLGGGLGLGFGNNSFNASVSPSAIYRISNEFGMGMGLNLNYAKFNNAKLLAYGGSFLTFYNPIPVLQFSAELEQLRVNTRIELDGRNSENAYWSPALFTGIGYSMPNVTLGVRYNLLHDDQKSIYANALMPFIRVYF
- a CDS encoding 2-oxoglutarate dehydrogenase E1 component; translated protein: MDKYSFLNAAHTSYFAELYDKYLINPDSVEPSWRAFFQGFDFGIENSGEGWDSGSETGPLSVAGGQEVEVPKVLQKEFQVVRLIDGYRTRGHLFTKTNPVRERRQYFPSLDLEVFGLEKSDLNTVFTAGEILGIGPNTLEKIIEHLTIIYCDAIGVEYMYIRNPERVEWIQNWLNVNDNHPNFDNEQKKHILKKLNEAVAFEGFLHTKYVGQKRFSLEGNESLIPALDTMVEKAAEMGVEQFVMGMAHRGRLNVLTNIFGKQPKDIFSEFDGKDYEQEIFDGDVKYHLGWTSERKAKNGKKIKMNIAPNPSHLETVGAVVEGIARAKQDTHFPDDFSKVLPIVVHGDAAIAGQGLVYELVQMANLEGYKTNGTIHIVVNNQIGFTTNYLDARSSTYCTDVAKVTLSPVLHVNADDAEAVVHASLFALEFRMRFKRDVFLDLLGYRKYGHNEGDEPRFTQPKLYKAIAKHPNARDIYAESLLAQGIIEENYVKEIEQQYKADLEEELEDSRKEDKTVITPFMADEWKGFHHAGDWEMMDPVDTRYSKEKLSQIAEVLTQLPKDKKFLRKVEKLVKDRRDMFFKNNTLDWAMGELLAYGSLLEEGYGVRMSGQDVERGTFSHRHAVMKVEESEEEVMLLNHISKDQGIFQIYNSLLSEYGVVGFDYGYAMASPNTLTIWEAQFGDFSNGAQIMIDQYISAAEDKWKLQNGLVMLLPHGYEGQGAEHSSARMERYLQLCARDNMYIADVTTPANLFHMLRKHMKVDFRKPLIVFTPKSLLRHARAVSTVEEFTDGKFQEVIDDATADVKKVKSLVFCTGKFYYDLLAVKEENKRDDVALVRVEQLFPVPSRQMKAIMEKYKFADDKVWAQEEPRNMGAWGHMVMHFSEANKLRVASRRFYASPAAGSAVRSKRRHQQVIDYVFDIEKNNMSRTPDAARKEG
- a CDS encoding TatD family hydrolase encodes the protein MTITDTHTHLYSELFENDRELVINTALDLGITRFFIPAIDSSYTTSMLDLEKAHPENVFLMMGLHPTYVKENFREELAHVEELLAARKFYAVGEIGIDLYWDKSFLEQQKIAFKQQIQWAKKYGYPIVIHGRDSFDEIFEILESEKGDDLFGIFHCFTGDYEQAKKAISYNMKLGIGGVVTFKNGKLDTFLNKIDLNHVVLETDSPYLAPMPFRGKRNESSYLMYVLEKVAALYNKDIEEVAVITTANSKEVFGV
- a CDS encoding TIGR02281 family clan AA aspartic protease, with amino-acid sequence MTNLKAFLKKKKYTCIPLTLTATNHFEINVTINGIVGLFILDTGASNTCIGIDKIDFFKLNSKDSKIKAAGAGATEMLTKLSTKNKIEIGSWIKEKHKIVLFDLVHVNEALTSHQAMPVDGIIGADILKKGKAIIDYKKTRLFLKQ
- the odhB gene encoding 2-oxoglutarate dehydrogenase complex dihydrolipoyllysine-residue succinyltransferase; its protein translation is MILEMKVPSPGESITEVEIAEWLVNDGDYVEKDQAIAEVDSDKATLELPAEESGVITFKAEVGDAVAVGAVVCLIDTSASRPEGSSKKEADSESKPKEKKVADKPVAAKAEKTSYATGAASPAAKKILAEKEVDPASIKGTGKDGRVTKEDAIKSVPSMGTPTGGNRGQSRTKLSMLRRKVAERLVTAKNETAMLTTFNEVDMSAIFKLREQYKEDFKNKHNVGLGFMSFFTKAVIRALQMYPSVNSMIDGKEMISFDFCDISIAVSGPKGLMVPVIRNAENLSFRGVESEVKRLAIRAREGDITVDEMTGGTFTITNGGVFGSMLSTPIINPPQSAILGMHNIVERPIARDGAIAIAPIMYVALSYDHRIIDGKESVGFLVAVKEALESPEELLMDNNVKKALEM